A genomic region of Xanthomonas fragariae contains the following coding sequences:
- a CDS encoding GNAT family N-acetyltransferase translates to MAIRNRMPPWHENFSLPNGRTLLLRPIRPEDGPPLQAAFSLLGPEEIRARFVRSSTEITPEMVQRLTHPNPKNEIVLVAAEQLPPGEALVGAVARAALVPGTRQAEYTILVSSFVAGQGLGRQLMRKLVKWARRKYLDCLFGDVLQSNVPMLQLAESLGFKPQPHPDSPELVRMVLELDA, encoded by the coding sequence ATGGCCATTCGCAATCGCATGCCTCCCTGGCATGAAAACTTCAGCCTGCCCAATGGCCGCACTCTTTTGCTCCGCCCGATCCGTCCCGAGGACGGGCCGCCGCTGCAGGCCGCTTTCAGCCTGTTGGGACCGGAGGAAATCCGCGCGCGCTTCGTGCGTTCCTCCACCGAAATCACCCCGGAGATGGTGCAGCGTCTGACCCATCCCAACCCCAAGAACGAGATCGTACTGGTCGCCGCCGAGCAGTTGCCACCGGGCGAAGCCCTGGTGGGCGCAGTGGCGCGTGCCGCGCTGGTGCCGGGCACGCGCCAAGCCGAGTACACCATTCTGGTCAGCAGCTTCGTCGCCGGCCAAGGCCTGGGCAGGCAATTGATGCGCAAGTTGGTGAAGTGGGCGCGACGCAAATACCTGGACTGCCTATTCGGCGATGTGCTGCAAAGCAATGTGCCGATGCTGCAGCTGGCAGAGTCGCTGGGCTTCAAGCCGCAGCCCCATCCGGATTCGCCGGAGTTGGTGCGGATGGTGCTGGAGCTGGATGCTTGA
- the mutS gene encoding DNA mismatch repair protein MutS → MQTANTKHTTKLSTGAVEHTPLMKQFFAAKSDYPDLLLFFRMGDFYELFYDDARKAARLLDITLTQRGSSGGAPIPMAGVPVHAYEGYLARLVALGESVAICEQIGDPALAKGLVERKVVRIVTPGTVTDEALLDERRDTLLMAISRSKQGYGLAWADLAGGRFLVNEVHSVEALEGEIARLEPAELLVPDEDNWPEFLHGRSGVRRRPPWLFDADSGRRQLLAFFKLHDLSGFGIDDKPGATAAAGALLGYVEETQKQRLPHLTAIAMEVASEAISMNAATRRHLELDTRVDGDTRNTLLGVLDSTVTPMGGRLLRRWLHRPLRLRDVLVQRHHAVGTLIDAGADVDVREAFRALGDLERILTRVALRSARPRDFSTLRDGLALLPKVRAILAPLDSPRLQTLHAELGEHDATAHLLIGAVADTPPLKLSDGGVIATGYDADLDELRRLSTNADQFLIDLEQRERASSGIATLKVGYNRVHGYYIEISKGQAEKAPLHYSRRQTLTNAERYITEELKSFEDKVLSARERALSREKLLYDGLLDALGSELEGLKRCAAALSELDVLAGFAERAQALDWSQPELESAPCLRIERGRHPVVEAVRDQPFEPNDLDLHTDRRMLVITGPNMGGKSTYMRQNALIVLLAHIGSYVPASRAVIGPIDRILTRIGAGDDLARGQSTFMVEMAETSYILHHATPQSLVLMDEIGRGTSTYDGLALADAVARHLAHTNRCYTLFATHYFELTALADESHAGGASGIANVHLDAVEHGERLVFMHAVKDGPANRSFGLQVAALAGLPKAAVTQARRRLAELEQRGGESHSAQMAPAALDAPQQFGLFTAPSSAAQEALQALDPDELTPKQALEALYRLKALL, encoded by the coding sequence TTGCAGACCGCCAATACCAAACACACCACCAAGCTCAGCACGGGCGCCGTAGAGCACACCCCGCTGATGAAGCAATTTTTTGCAGCAAAGTCGGACTACCCCGACCTGCTGCTGTTCTTCCGCATGGGCGATTTCTACGAGTTGTTCTACGACGACGCGCGCAAGGCTGCGCGGCTGCTCGACATCACCCTGACCCAGCGCGGCAGTTCCGGTGGCGCGCCAATCCCGATGGCCGGCGTGCCGGTGCATGCGTATGAAGGCTACTTGGCGCGCTTGGTGGCGTTAGGCGAGTCGGTGGCGATCTGCGAGCAGATCGGCGATCCGGCGCTGGCCAAGGGCCTGGTCGAACGCAAGGTGGTGCGCATTGTCACGCCAGGTACAGTCACCGATGAAGCGCTGCTGGATGAGCGCCGCGACACACTGTTAATGGCGATCTCGCGCAGCAAGCAGGGCTACGGTCTGGCATGGGCAGATCTGGCCGGCGGGCGCTTCCTGGTCAATGAAGTGCATAGCGTGGAGGCGCTGGAGGGGGAAATTGCGCGCCTGGAACCGGCAGAGTTGCTGGTGCCCGACGAAGACAACTGGCCGGAATTCCTGCACGGACGTAGCGGCGTGCGGCGTCGGCCACCGTGGTTGTTCGACGCCGATAGTGGTCGTCGTCAGCTGTTGGCGTTTTTTAAACTGCACGACCTGTCCGGCTTCGGCATCGACGACAAGCCGGGGGCCACGGCGGCGGCCGGCGCGCTGCTCGGCTATGTCGAAGAAACTCAGAAACAACGCCTGCCGCATCTGACCGCGATCGCGATGGAAGTGGCCAGCGAGGCGATCTCGATGAATGCGGCCACACGCCGCCATTTGGAGCTGGACACCCGCGTCGATGGCGATACCCGCAACACTTTGCTCGGCGTATTGGACAGCACGGTCACGCCCATGGGCGGGCGTCTGCTGCGACGCTGGTTGCACCGTCCGCTGCGCCTGCGCGATGTGCTGGTGCAGCGTCATCATGCGGTCGGCACCTTGATCGACGCGGGCGCCGATGTCGATGTGCGCGAGGCCTTCCGCGCGCTCGGCGATCTGGAACGCATCCTCACCCGCGTGGCGCTGCGCTCGGCGCGGCCACGCGATTTTTCCACCTTGCGCGACGGCCTGGCGCTGTTGCCGAAGGTTCGTGCGATCCTGGCACCGCTGGATTCACCGCGATTGCAGACCCTGCATGCCGAGCTTGGCGAGCACGATGCCACCGCGCATTTGCTGATCGGCGCGGTGGCCGACACACCGCCGCTCAAGCTCAGCGACGGCGGCGTCATCGCCACCGGTTACGACGCCGATCTGGATGAGCTGCGGCGCCTGTCCACCAACGCGGACCAGTTTCTGATCGATCTGGAACAACGCGAACGCGCCAGTAGCGGCATCGCCACGCTCAAGGTCGGCTACAACCGCGTGCACGGCTATTACATCGAGATCAGCAAGGGCCAAGCGGAAAAAGCCCCGCTGCACTACAGCCGCCGGCAGACGCTGACCAACGCCGAGCGCTACATCACCGAAGAACTCAAGAGCTTCGAGGACAAGGTGCTGTCGGCACGCGAGCGCGCGTTGTCGCGCGAAAAACTGCTGTACGACGGCCTGCTCGACGCACTCGGCAGCGAGCTGGAAGGCCTCAAGCGCTGCGCCGCTGCGCTGAGCGAACTGGATGTGTTGGCCGGGTTTGCCGAACGCGCGCAGGCGCTGGACTGGTCGCAACCGGAACTGGAGAGCGCACCGTGCCTGCGCATCGAACGCGGCCGACACCCGGTGGTGGAAGCGGTGCGCGATCAGCCGTTCGAGCCCAACGATCTGGATCTGCATACAGATCGCCGGATGCTGGTCATCACCGGCCCGAACATGGGCGGTAAATCGACCTACATGCGCCAGAACGCCTTGATCGTGTTGCTGGCGCATATCGGCAGCTACGTGCCGGCCAGCCGCGCGGTGATCGGGCCGATTGACCGCATCCTCACCCGCATCGGTGCTGGCGACGATCTGGCGCGCGGGCAATCCACCTTCATGGTGGAAATGGCCGAAACCAGCTACATCCTGCATCACGCCACGCCGCAATCGCTGGTGCTGATGGACGAAATCGGCCGCGGCACCTCGACCTACGACGGTCTGGCGCTGGCCGATGCGGTTGCACGCCATCTGGCGCATACCAATCGCTGCTACACGCTGTTCGCCACGCATTACTTCGAGCTCACTGCACTGGCCGACGAATCGCACGCCGGCGGCGCCAGCGGCATTGCCAATGTGCATTTGGATGCAGTCGAACACGGCGAACGGCTGGTATTCATGCATGCGGTCAAGGACGGCCCGGCCAATCGCAGCTTCGGTCTGCAGGTAGCTGCGCTGGCCGGCTTGCCCAAGGCGGCGGTGACGCAGGCACGGCGCCGACTGGCGGAGCTGGAACAACGCGGTGGCGAAAGTCACAGCGCCCAAATGGCACCCGCCGCACTGGATGCGCCGCAGCAGTTCGGCTTGTTCACCGCGCCATCTTCCGCTGCGCAAGAAGCGTTGCAGGCGCTGGACCCGGACGAGCTCACGCCCAAACAGGCGCTGGAGGCGCTGTACCGGTTGAAGGCGTTGCTTTAA
- a CDS encoding DUF3616 domain-containing protein, protein MAKKTLIPHSVRLEFAPGALVHSNLSGAAFADDWLWVAGDEACAVDRLRKLDPTQRDTLRFGEGRSFPLAELLDLPGEAADEADLEGIGLSDGCLWVVGSHGSKRKNAKRGRDDADNAKRLSRLKLDANRCLLACLPIERDADGAPQLVREAADGRRALRLKGDAKHNQLTDLLADDPHFGPFLKIPAKDNGLDIEGIVVNGQRLLLGLRGPVLRGWSALLEIQVEAHGDHLRLAPLDEDGTLLRKHFLQLGGLGVRDLHYSGDDLYVLAGPTMVLNGEIGLFKWPDARAVLAANRAPVRFQHELLESAVLPHGKDSDRAEAICNLPKHLAGSRPAWLVLYDAPGPARSGGDCVVYGDLLRNR, encoded by the coding sequence ATGGCCAAGAAAACCCTGATTCCTCACAGTGTCCGTCTCGAGTTTGCGCCCGGTGCGCTGGTGCACAGCAATCTGTCCGGCGCCGCGTTCGCCGACGACTGGTTGTGGGTGGCTGGCGATGAAGCCTGCGCAGTGGACCGCCTGCGCAAGCTCGATCCGACCCAGCGCGACACGTTGCGCTTCGGCGAAGGTCGGAGCTTTCCGTTGGCCGAGTTGCTAGATCTGCCGGGCGAGGCCGCCGACGAAGCGGACCTGGAAGGTATAGGTTTGTCGGATGGGTGCCTGTGGGTCGTCGGCTCGCATGGCTCCAAGCGCAAGAACGCCAAGCGTGGCCGCGACGATGCCGACAACGCCAAGCGCCTTAGCAGGCTCAAACTCGACGCCAACCGCTGCCTGCTGGCCTGCCTGCCGATCGAGCGCGATGCCGATGGCGCGCCGCAACTGGTGCGCGAAGCCGCCGATGGCCGCCGCGCGCTGCGGCTCAAGGGCGACGCCAAGCACAACCAGCTCACCGACCTGCTGGCCGACGACCCGCATTTCGGCCCGTTCCTGAAGATCCCTGCCAAGGACAATGGCTTGGACATCGAAGGCATCGTGGTGAACGGCCAGCGCCTGCTGCTCGGCCTGCGCGGACCGGTGCTGCGCGGCTGGTCGGCGCTGCTGGAGATCCAGGTGGAAGCGCATGGCGACCATCTGCGCCTGGCGCCACTGGACGAAGACGGCACGCTGCTGCGCAAGCACTTCCTGCAATTGGGCGGGCTGGGCGTGCGCGACCTGCATTACTCCGGCGATGACCTGTACGTGCTGGCCGGGCCGACCATGGTGCTCAATGGCGAGATCGGCCTGTTCAAGTGGCCGGATGCGCGCGCAGTGCTGGCCGCCAACCGCGCGCCGGTGCGCTTCCAGCACGAGCTGTTGGAATCGGCGGTGCTGCCGCATGGCAAGGACAGCGACCGCGCCGAAGCGATCTGCAATCTGCCAAAACATCTGGCCGGTAGCAGGCCCGCCTGGCTGGTGCTGTATGACGCACCAGGCCCCGCCCGCAGCGGCGGCGATTGCGTGGTCTACGGCGACCTGTTGCGCAACCGCTGA
- a CDS encoding 23S rRNA (adenine(2030)-N(6))-methyltransferase RlmJ translates to MNYRHAFHAGNHADVLKHIALLALIDTLKRKDTPFFVLDTHAGRGRYQLGGEESRKTNEADAGVMRLMAESTLPEVVERYLRAVQADNQTVARPPTSGQKPARPTAGIHINHYPGSPLLAAQALREQDRMAFCELQPDEAEALKHLFATDSRVRMHAGDGYAAIRAFLPPRAGETKIGRGLVLIDPPYESQEAEYPQVIHSVREALARWPQAICIVWYPIKLRRSLQPFMRKAATLPAKSVLVAELQVRPDDSPLRLTGSGLLLVNAPWQFDQVLAPALSALKKHLGEPGAATRLEWLRQDA, encoded by the coding sequence ATGAACTATCGCCACGCCTTCCATGCCGGCAACCATGCCGACGTGCTCAAGCACATCGCCTTGCTGGCGCTGATCGACACCCTCAAGCGCAAGGACACGCCGTTCTTCGTGCTCGACACTCACGCCGGACGCGGCCGCTACCAGCTCGGAGGCGAAGAAAGCCGCAAGACCAACGAGGCCGATGCCGGGGTGATGCGGTTAATGGCCGAATCGACCTTGCCGGAAGTGGTCGAGCGCTATCTGCGCGCGGTGCAGGCAGACAACCAGACCGTCGCCCGCCCACCCACGTCCGGACAAAAACCGGCCCGCCCCACTGCCGGCATCCATATCAATCACTACCCAGGCTCGCCACTGCTGGCGGCGCAAGCGCTGCGCGAACAGGACCGCATGGCCTTTTGCGAATTGCAGCCAGACGAAGCCGAGGCGCTGAAACACCTGTTCGCCACCGACAGCCGCGTACGCATGCATGCCGGCGACGGCTATGCGGCGATCCGGGCGTTCCTGCCGCCGCGTGCTGGCGAGACCAAGATCGGCCGCGGGCTGGTGCTGATCGACCCGCCGTACGAATCGCAGGAGGCCGAATACCCGCAGGTCATCCATAGCGTGCGCGAGGCGCTGGCTCGCTGGCCGCAGGCGATCTGCATTGTGTGGTACCCGATCAAGCTGCGCCGCAGCCTGCAGCCGTTTATGCGCAAGGCTGCCACGCTGCCGGCCAAGTCGGTGCTGGTGGCCGAGCTGCAGGTGCGCCCGGACGACTCGCCGTTGCGCCTGACCGGCAGTGGCCTGCTGCTCGTCAATGCACCGTGGCAGTTCGACCAAGTGCTGGCGCCGGCCCTGTCGGCGCTCAAAAAGCACCTCGGCGAGCCAGGTGCCGCGACCCGGCTGGAATGGTTGCGCCAGGACGCTTGA
- a CDS encoding C1 family peptidase produces MIEQRLLATCLVAALGLSVNVAAQAAVHGMGLKPSSMRQPVTAVFGTESTDDKPLPVKIDLTAWAIEPGDQKEVNACASWATAHTLTGWYAKAGKQTQMRFAPMYLYSQVNNGVDEGSSMEAPLDIALAQGIDTAQHYSWGDYNWKNKPTAADHANAAKHPTSYQKYTVLYSGDGNGGSPLIDQVKRALATYTPVAIAFAVRQGFEDLSPTNQVDRDTTSKRSGYHEVIALGYDSEGLLIENSWGTEWGNKGYGKLAWSVVAKDVIEAIVVH; encoded by the coding sequence ATGATCGAGCAACGTTTACTTGCCACCTGTCTCGTCGCTGCTCTTGGGCTTTCTGTCAACGTCGCTGCGCAGGCCGCAGTACATGGCATGGGTCTCAAGCCGTCATCGATGAGACAGCCGGTCACCGCGGTATTCGGCACCGAAAGTACCGACGACAAGCCGCTACCGGTAAAGATCGACCTCACTGCTTGGGCAATCGAACCCGGCGACCAGAAAGAGGTGAACGCATGCGCGTCCTGGGCAACCGCCCACACCTTGACCGGCTGGTATGCGAAAGCCGGCAAGCAGACCCAGATGCGCTTTGCGCCAATGTATCTCTACAGCCAGGTCAATAACGGTGTCGATGAAGGCTCATCGATGGAAGCGCCGCTGGACATCGCCTTGGCCCAGGGCATCGACACCGCACAGCATTATTCGTGGGGCGATTACAACTGGAAAAACAAGCCCACTGCGGCAGACCATGCCAACGCCGCCAAGCATCCCACTAGCTATCAGAAGTACACAGTTCTTTACTCTGGCGATGGCAATGGAGGCAGCCCGTTGATCGATCAAGTGAAGCGCGCGCTCGCCACTTATACGCCGGTCGCAATTGCTTTTGCAGTCCGCCAGGGCTTTGAAGACCTGAGTCCGACCAACCAGGTTGATCGAGACACGACTAGCAAGCGGAGTGGCTATCACGAAGTCATTGCGCTGGGCTACGACAGCGAAGGCTTGCTGATCGAAAACAGCTGGGGCACCGAATGGGGCAACAAGGGCTACGGCAAACTGGCGTGGTCGGTGGTCGCAAAAGATGTGATCGAAGCGATCGTGGTTCACTGA
- the mfd gene encoding transcription-repair coupling factor, with the protein MPSPTFPSPPLPKSGQLRVYWRAPSSPTALAWSIARAAEAHAGPLLVIARDNQSAHQIEADLHALLSEQSALPVVPFPDWETLPYDQFSPHPEIISQRLAALHRLPSLSRGVVIVPVQMLMQQLAPLSYIVGGSFDLKVGQRLDLDAEKRRLESAGYRNVPQVMDPGDFAVRGGLLDVFPMGADTPLRIELLDEDIDSIRAFDPESQRSLDKVDAVKMLPGREVPMDDISVERVLACLRERFDVDTRRSALYQDLKSGIAPSGIEYYLPMFFANTATLFDYLDKRVLPLIATGVSNAADAFWTQAQHRYEQRRHDVERPLLPPDELYQSPDALRERLNKLARIEVWASDHARIDQATALGDQPLPPLPVAAKDAPAGQALASFLGHYPGRVLVAADSAGRREALMEVLAAAQLKPEVVADVPAFLAADKLRFGITVAPLEDGFALDNPQIAVLTERQLFPERANQPRRTRRVGREPEAIIRDLGELSEGAPIVHEDHGVGRYRGLIVLDAGGMPGEFLEIEYAKGDRLYVPVAQLHLISRYSGASADTAPLHSLGGEQWTKAKRKAAEKVRDVAAELLEIQARRRARAGLALQVDRAMYEPFAAGFPFEETTDQLAAIDATLRDLGSSQPMDRVVCGDVGFGKTEVAVRAAFAAASAGKQVAVLVPTTLLAEQHYRNFRDRFADYPMKVEVLSRFKSTKEIKAELEKVASGDIDVIIGTHRLLQPDVKFKDLGLVVVDEEQRFGVRQKEALKAMRANVHLLTLTATPIPRTLNMAMAGLRDLSIIATPPPNRLAVQTFITAWDNTLLREAFQRELSRGGQLYFLHNDVESIVRMQRDLSELVPEARIGIAHGQMPERELERVMLDFQKQRFNVLLSTTIIESGIDIPNANTIIINRADRFGLAQLHQLRGRVGRSHHRAYAYLVVPDRRSMTSDAAKRLEAIASMDELGAGFTLATHDLEIRGAGELLGEDQSGQMAEVGFSLYTELLERAVRSIRQGKLPDLDAGDEVRGAEVELHVASLIPEDYLPDVHTRLTLYKRISSARDADGLRELQVEMIDRFGLLPDPVKHLFAIAELKLQANALGVRKLDLGENGGRLVFAAKPSIDAMTIIQMIQKQPKIYTMDGPDKLRIKLPLPEGADRFNAARGLLAALAPG; encoded by the coding sequence ATGCCGTCGCCTACCTTCCCCTCTCCGCCGCTGCCCAAGTCCGGCCAGCTCCGCGTCTACTGGCGCGCTCCTTCCTCTCCGACAGCGCTGGCCTGGTCGATTGCGCGGGCAGCCGAGGCGCACGCCGGCCCGCTGCTGGTGATTGCACGCGACAACCAGAGCGCGCATCAGATCGAAGCCGATCTGCATGCCCTGCTCAGCGAACAGTCCGCCCTGCCGGTGGTGCCGTTTCCCGATTGGGAAACCCTGCCCTACGACCAGTTCAGCCCGCATCCTGAAATCATCAGCCAGCGCTTGGCCGCCCTGCATCGCCTGCCCTCGCTGAGCCGCGGCGTGGTGATTGTGCCGGTGCAGATGTTGATGCAGCAGCTGGCGCCGTTGAGCTACATCGTCGGTGGCAGCTTTGATCTCAAGGTCGGCCAGCGACTGGATCTGGACGCAGAAAAACGCCGTCTGGAAAGCGCCGGCTACCGCAACGTGCCGCAGGTAATGGACCCGGGCGATTTCGCGGTGCGCGGCGGTTTGCTGGACGTGTTCCCGATGGGTGCGGACACGCCGCTGCGCATCGAGTTGCTGGACGAAGATATCGACTCGATCCGCGCGTTCGACCCCGAATCGCAGCGTTCGCTCGACAAGGTCGACGCAGTCAAGATGTTGCCCGGCCGCGAAGTGCCGATGGACGATATCAGCGTGGAGCGCGTACTGGCGTGTCTACGCGAACGCTTCGATGTGGATACCCGGCGCAGCGCGCTGTATCAGGATCTGAAATCCGGCATCGCCCCGTCGGGCATCGAGTACTACCTGCCGATGTTCTTCGCCAATACCGCCACCTTGTTCGATTATCTGGACAAGCGCGTGTTGCCGTTGATCGCCACCGGTGTGTCCAATGCGGCCGATGCGTTCTGGACCCAGGCACAGCATCGCTACGAGCAGCGCCGCCACGATGTGGAACGCCCGCTGCTGCCGCCGGACGAGTTGTATCAATCGCCCGATGCACTGCGTGAGCGGCTCAACAAGCTGGCGCGCATCGAAGTGTGGGCAAGCGATCATGCACGCATCGACCAAGCCACCGCACTCGGCGACCAACCATTGCCGCCGCTGCCGGTTGCCGCAAAAGACGCACCCGCCGGACAGGCGCTGGCATCGTTCCTGGGCCATTATCCGGGCCGCGTGCTGGTGGCTGCCGATTCGGCCGGCCGCCGCGAAGCCTTGATGGAAGTGTTGGCCGCCGCGCAACTGAAGCCTGAAGTGGTCGCCGATGTGCCGGCCTTCCTGGCTGCGGACAAGCTGCGTTTCGGCATTACGGTGGCACCGTTGGAAGACGGGTTCGCCCTGGATAATCCGCAGATTGCGGTATTGACCGAGCGCCAGCTGTTTCCTGAGCGGGCCAATCAGCCGCGCCGCACCCGCCGGGTTGGGCGCGAGCCGGAAGCGATCATCCGCGATCTGGGCGAGCTGTCCGAAGGCGCGCCGATAGTGCACGAGGACCACGGTGTGGGCCGCTACCGCGGACTGATCGTGTTAGATGCCGGCGGCATGCCCGGCGAGTTCCTCGAAATCGAATACGCCAAGGGCGACCGGCTGTATGTACCGGTGGCGCAACTGCATCTGATCAGCCGCTACTCCGGCGCCTCGGCCGACACCGCGCCGCTGCATTCGCTCGGTGGCGAGCAGTGGACCAAGGCCAAGCGCAAGGCGGCCGAAAAAGTCCGCGACGTCGCGGCCGAGTTGTTGGAAATCCAGGCACGCCGACGTGCGCGTGCAGGTTTGGCGCTGCAGGTGGACCGGGCAATGTACGAGCCGTTCGCGGCCGGTTTCCCGTTCGAAGAGACCACCGATCAGTTGGCCGCCATCGATGCGACATTGCGCGATCTGGGCAGCAGCCAGCCGATGGACCGTGTGGTGTGCGGTGACGTCGGCTTCGGCAAGACCGAGGTTGCGGTGCGTGCGGCATTCGCGGCGGCCAGTGCCGGCAAGCAGGTCGCGGTACTGGTGCCGACCACACTGCTGGCCGAGCAGCATTACCGCAATTTCCGCGACCGCTTCGCCGATTACCCGATGAAGGTGGAAGTGCTGTCGCGCTTCAAAAGCACCAAGGAAATCAAGGCCGAATTGGAAAAGGTCGCCAGCGGCGATATCGACGTGATCATCGGCACGCATCGGCTGCTGCAGCCGGACGTGAAGTTCAAGGATCTCGGCCTGGTCGTCGTCGACGAAGAACAGCGCTTCGGCGTGCGGCAAAAAGAAGCGCTCAAAGCGATGCGTGCCAACGTGCATCTGCTCACGCTCACTGCCACGCCGATCCCCCGCACGCTCAATATGGCCATGGCCGGGCTGCGCGATCTGTCGATCATTGCCACCCCGCCGCCGAACCGGCTTGCCGTGCAGACGTTTATCACTGCGTGGGATAACACGCTGCTGCGCGAGGCCTTCCAGCGCGAGCTCAGCCGAGGTGGCCAGCTGTATTTCCTGCATAATGATGTGGAGAGCATCGTGCGCATGCAGCGCGATCTGTCCGAGCTGGTGCCGGAAGCACGTATCGGCATCGCGCATGGGCAGATGCCCGAGCGCGAGCTGGAACGGGTGATGCTGGACTTCCAGAAGCAGCGCTTCAACGTGCTGCTGTCGACCACGATCATCGAATCGGGCATCGACATCCCCAACGCCAACACCATCATCATCAACCGCGCCGACCGCTTCGGTCTGGCCCAGCTGCATCAGCTGCGTGGGCGCGTCGGCCGGTCACATCACCGCGCCTACGCGTATCTGGTGGTGCCGGATCGTCGCTCGATGACCTCCGATGCGGCCAAGCGTCTGGAAGCGATCGCGTCGATGGACGAGCTCGGCGCCGGCTTCACGTTGGCCACGCACGATCTGGAAATCCGCGGTGCCGGTGAGCTGCTGGGCGAAGACCAGAGCGGGCAGATGGCCGAAGTCGGTTTCAGCCTCTACACCGAACTACTGGAACGCGCAGTGCGCAGCATCCGCCAGGGCAAGCTGCCCGATCTGGATGCCGGCGATGAAGTGCGCGGCGCCGAAGTCGAACTGCATGTGGCCTCGCTGATCCCCGAAGATTATCTGCCCGACGTGCATACGCGCCTGACGCTGTACAAGCGTATCTCCAGCGCACGCGATGCCGATGGCTTGCGCGAATTGCAGGTGGAAATGATCGACCGCTTCGGTTTGCTGCCGGACCCGGTCAAGCATCTGTTTGCGATTGCCGAACTCAAGCTGCAGGCCAACGCATTGGGCGTGCGCAAGCTGGATCTGGGCGAAAACGGCGGGCGTCTGGTATTCGCAGCCAAGCCGTCGATCGATGCGATGACAATCATCCAGATGATCCAGAAGCAGCCGAAAATCTACACGATGGATGGTCCGGACAAACTGCGCATCAAATTGCCGTTGCCGGAAGGCGCCGACCGTTTCAATGCCGCGCGCGGATTATTGGCGGCGTTGGCGCCGGGCTGA